CCAGACGTCATCACCCAACCACCTGTGGACACGTAGTTCAGATTGTACGTGTCCAACAACACCAAAGCTCTGCTCTGTCCAAATTTTGTTGTCTTGTAGCTGTCAAACTTAGCGTGTATCCATCAGCCTTACATACTTAGTCTATGGTccactttattttaaattttactattactagtattttataataaatattaaccactaaattattattgatttatataattaatatatttaaaattagtgtatcaaaaaaatatttatattatttgaaatgATGTTTAATTGAGAATAACATTATTTGACGTTAAATTGACTTTTTTATCTGAGTTGAgtgaaattatttataaaatatatctaaaaaacatattattttgtctaccaaaattttaaacaataaataaatatttttcaaaaattcaaaattttttttcatttgttatatgaataaattttgattaaaaaatataattattttgaaatcatgttaaaaaaatcatattaaagTTCTAATCAAGATATACAATACTAATAGCAAGGTAGAGTAGATGCTACCTGTGGGGGCAGTGCCTTCACAGGATCTCAGCCATTGATTTTACATGGTGATTAAATCTGGGCCTTTGATCACTTCATGgtgtgtatgtgtgtttaaATCTGGGCCTTTGATCACTTCATGTGGACAGTGCCTCACAAGGTAGGGTGAAATAAACCCTAATAGCAATTTACAAACATTCAATGTACCAAATTCACaactttcttttaaaaaatatttttaacaaatttatatttatttaatatgataGAGAGTaacaataattaaatatataaaagtaacataaaaatcaaaatcataactaaaattaaatgaaatgatatAGTCAATTTAGATATTTAAATTCGATTTATATTTTCTGTTAcatcaaattcaaattttaattttaaaaaatttgaaaaaacttcagtttaattaaatatttattatttatttaattataaatatttaaaactatAACTTAATAGAATAAtactaataaatatttatttttatagtaattttttttcaaaactttctaaatatgataaaaacttttttatatatgtataaattACCCCACAATTATACAATTATATTATATGTAATATTGCGCGATGCATTTGGTATAATGGAACATATTCTAGATTTTTCAAATGTCTTATTTGAGGTGGATGTGCAACAAGTATTTCATGCTGTGAAAGCAACAATTGCTGATTTTACTAAGTTTGGAGACATCATTGGTCGATGTAGAGCAATTCTAACTTTATTCACATGCTTCTCGGTTCGCTTTATTTGCAGACAAACAAACGAAATTGTTCATATATTAGCTAAGCATTCTAGTTTTCATGTTCGTCTTTTTATTTAGTTACATTGAAACAACAAAAGtaatttgacaaaaatttgtgtaagacgatctcacgggtcgtattttgtgagacaaatctcttatttgattcatccatgaaaaaatattacttttgatagtaagagtattacttttttattttgaatatcggtaagattgacccgtcttacagataaagattcgcgagatcgtctcacaagagatctactcaaataatttttgacccaaatggtttttctataattattatatacttTATTTATCTTCATTAACTTCATTCAAGGTGGGATGCAAAAGCTTAGAaactaccaaaaaaaaaaacaatttcatTCTACCGTCTGTCATTAATTCAAAAAACAGAGATGGGCCAGTAAAAGTTCTTGCTTTAAGCGAAATTATTCGTCCTTGAAAAGAAACAAGAAATTCTTATTATAATTATGAATGAGTATTTAAATATTGGTAAAAACTTGTCTGTCTCaaaggtcgtattttgtaagacgcaTATCTGATTTGGAtcatacataaatttttttttactttttatgcttagagtattactttttattgtgaatatcggtagagttgacccgtctcacagataaagatttgtaagaccgtctcacaagagacatactcttaaATATTATGATAAATTAAATCACTTATACAATTtagtattaatattttttcaatgaGATCGAGAATCCAAATGTAGACCAGAGCAGTCACGTAGGATTATAAATTTAAGCCCAAAAATTCGCCCACattctttatatttttttgttgtctCGTGTCTTTAATGCTAAATTTAATTTCATAGGCTTCACAACGCCTCAATATATATACCTATTGCATAAATAGattacaattattattttataaagcTAATTGCCCAAATATGAAGGGAAAAACAAAAACCTTCTCTATAAATTTTGCACAACTTTTTTTATGCTAATTAACATAGTGTTTGCAACCTTCAAAAAGGGTGATTTTTTCATCTTTCGTGTATACGTAAAAATTGGAAAATCGTTTTTCAAAAGTCGTTAACACTCTATATAGAGTATGtatcttatgagacggtctcacgaatctttatagaCAGgatcaaccataccgatattcacaataaaaagtaatactcttagcataaaaaataatactttttcatggatgacccgacccatataaaagatccgtctcacaaaatacgatccatgagaccgtctcacacaagtttttgtcctcTATAAATTATGCAGATTCTCGGCTTACGGGGAAATGACAAATATGCATAACTATAACAATTGGAGTGTTGCGGATGATAAGtgtaaaattttcaaaactttcgaCTCATTAATATCTATTTAAATTGTAACTGTGTCGTATAATACATAGACCAAATAGTAGGGATGGCAATTTCCTCCGAACCCATTGGAGGATCCGATACCCGACCCGAATAAAAGAGGGTATGGAGGGATTTTTAGACCCGATTAAATAATTGGGTAATCGGGTATGGGGATTTTCGGGTTTGGGTATGGAGGCGGGTTTGATATAATCCGACCCACGTCCTACTCGAATACccgtttaaattaatatatatatatatatatatatatatatatatatatatatatatatatatatatatatatatagtaattatatttatttatattaaagattcattttctcaaatccaagtaaatcgatacttttttttttttctcttccctttcactttcacttttacgtttcaaggttttaccgctcttttatttttcattcaatttccCATCTTCTTCATTGGTAAGTTTATTACATGTTTaactttaaaaattgaaaaataatttattttttttaaattgcgtACTTTTGTTCAACTaatataaactatttttaatattttgtttttttttttataaagtttactttgcaaatttttatcaacaataattttttttattgttcatttaaataatttttttaaatattcataacttcattgaaacaatttaaatttgaaaaaattcaattgtaTATGATAACAGGGTATTTGGGTAGGGATATGTGTATCCGATAATCCGATGGGTATGGGGATGGTGATGAAATTCAATACCCGATGGGTATGgggatgaatttaataaatgggTATGGGGATGGATGTATCAAATCCGACCCATACCCTACCCATTGCCATCCCTACCAAATAGTATTTAAGGTATTGGATAGTAAATAGTGGATGTCAGGTATAAATAGATAACACAAAAACTTTTGTAAaccagatctcttatttgaatcaCAGAttaaaaactattattttttatatcaaaattatgaGTAGAATTGATGCGTCTCACATAAAGACGTACAAAATAGACAATaccaactttttttttaaaaatacatcaaCACGTGCACACACCCCTTCGTTGTTTGATATTGTTTTTCTCTAAAATTCGGGATTATGGCTGAATAATGCAAATTTGTATACTCTCTATTTTGTAATTCTTTCCCAAAGGTATGCtacaatttaaaatacaattatCATTTCATGTATTAAAGTTTtcgttattttaaaaaataattcatatACCTGTTTTATATTATATGAATTAAATATCATTTCCATACAAGTAGGGTAGATACAATTATTAAACATGACCAAACATACACTCCTTGTATTTATTTCTGAAGACTATATAAGTTTTCCTTGCATATATAGTTTATTTATTGTTCATGaaaagatatttttttaaaaaaaatcattacaaAATCCAACATGTCGACAAATCCAATTGACCGTTTGTTACAATGTTTCACATCGACATATTAAACTAACAAATAGTAGTTTATAAACTCAAGAAGATTGTAACACCTGATAAATAAAGCGTTTTGAAATGACATCTGTCATAGTTTTAAAACTATTTATTGCACTGCATGAAACCAAACTTGTTGAGTAAATATAGCAAACGATTGCGAAAAAATATTTGACTCGAAGTTTGAAATAATTCCACGTCGGAATGAATTTGATATATAACacaaaaaataatcacaaagaatttaaaattcattatCAAGTAGATTTTTCTAAACAAACGAACGAATTTCTGAAATTCAAAACTTCAAAATGCAAACTTGTGTTCGTTTTTTCctaaaaagaaaacaataattaaatCAGAAAACAATATGTGTGGACACCAATACGAAGTCGTGTTGTGTTTCGGCTAATCAAGTTCACGGGGAGACAGAATCCACCCAACATTTGAACTGCCCCATCTCTTgcaataattgattaattatttagttTAGATTACATGGTGCTTGGAAGTGTGTTTTTCATGAGTAGTTTGTAAAGAAGTTAGGGGAAAGCAGGTCCGATGAGTGGGCTAAATGTCACATTTTGGTCTTTCAGTTACATtacatttttattatattttcctAGTCTTATCCAACCACCAAAATATATGTTTGGGATGGATCCGACTTCATACTTCATtcttgcattagataaattcgAATTATTTAGACTTGTTGAATGAGATGTCGGATAATATATAATGATGAATATATCCATGAATGATAAATCAGATAACATAATAAGTTATGACTCTTGACTATTTTAGAATATGAGTCGAACGTTAactaatatttttatgattCGTATAAAACTGTACCTGAGTGGTGCATGTGACATGTTTATAAATATGGTGTCTTTTTTTGTTATAATAAAATTCCATATGTTAGAAggatacatgcatgtcatattttgttgTGGACATGGACAGGGGTTATTGTATGGCACCAAATGATGTGGTTCATTAGTCCCTTTCGGTTTTATGTGGCATCATTCATACATAATAATGTCAAGACCCCAACCTATGTCCTTTGTCAAGTCATAATCATCtccacttatatatatatatacatacatatatacatacatatatatatatatatatatatatatatcttttgaACGCATATTTTACCTACATTAGAGTTACGTTGGAGTGAACAATGGCGAATTTCGTAATGTAGAtgaaagagtaggtctcttgtgagacggtctcacgaatctttatctatgagacgactcaaccctatcgatattcacaataaaaagtaatattcttaacataaaaagtaatactttttcatggatgaaccatcaaataagatatccgtctcataaTATACGACTTGTGATATtatctcatacaagtttttgtctataaAATGACCTCGTACAATGTCTTTAAACCAGTCTGGAAGAAGTAAATAATTTACTCTAGATTTTTTTACTTTGTGCCAAATTCACCTCAATAAAAGAATATATGTGTGTcagtgtgtgtgtatatatatttgttggcttttaattatttttttagattttaaaaGTATAGTGTTtccaaacaaattatatatatattttatagaaATTTAGAGTCATTTAAAATAGATTTTCataaagttttaaaatattaagttttaaaaCCTCCTCTTCAAAATGTATTTcaatatatttttccttttcgtatttttagttttttttttaacgaATGCCAATTAACTTATTTTTACAATAATTtgaaatcaaaatcaaaattactAATGTTTAGGAATTTTTGAATTCTGaaatatattttatgatttttaatctACGATGTATAAAAATattgtaatattcaataataacgttgcttaattatttaaaaaattaaaaaaaatgttataattttaggtacaaattatatttaattttataaaaaaaattcgtgGAAATCTATAAAAATATTGCAAAAATCTATAGTAATCCATAGACTTTCATTTATAAATATgtgaaattttataaaaatttattttcgaagataattaaaaataattaaatctatGGATCCACTAAATGTGGATTAATGGGGTATACGGTTAGTTCGATTAtgggtgtgggggcagtgcccacactccatatgagtggttgagattccacttcatggggaaaaaaaaaattaaaaaaaataaaattgggccagaaaaaattctggcccttggatgTACCCTGCAGGCACTaaaattctggcccttggatgTACCCCTGCAGACACTGCCATGCAGGGAGTAGGATGAAATAATCCGGGGTATACATGTGATAATTCAAGAATTCACGGTACATTTAAATGGTGACCCTATCCCACAATCTAGATAGAGGATTTGTAATTCTGATTCATATTTTGGATTTTGAATCTTTATCACTTATATTATCCATATATATTCATCTCTTAATCTCTTTAAAAATTTAAGATATTTGACGAAAATAATTTTGGGTAAacttcattttaaaaaatatctatCTCCAAGTATATACCAACATTATTTTAATAACTACTCCTTTAAATTTTCACGCAAAGATCTTTATCAGATTATTccaatcaatcaatcaattaaaataaatcatatctTCCTAAATTTTTCTGAATAATCTTTTGTAAGAagatctcacgaatatttatctgtgagacgagttaccctaaccgatattcacaataaaaattaatattcttagcataaaaagtaatactttttcattaatgacctaaataagatatctgtctcacaaaatacgacctgagaccgtctcacacaaattttcgtcatttttctttataattatttttttgtttcttaCTCATTGATTATTTAGAACTTCAATATTTTACCACAAGTAAATAGAGATTTTACCTCTCTCTTTTTAATTAAAGACTGCCTTGCTCTCAGAGCAACTATTGACTTGCCTAAATTAAAGCAATTCATTCAAgattaacattaatttaatgaaaCATGTTCACTCACAACAATACCTCGGTCTTTTCAAAATCTCATTATTATCTATTGAATTGAACGATCACAATTCCCATGATCACAATATTATGACAGTCAAATCCGTTCTTGATTATTCAAAAAGTTGATAAATTTTATGGgtaaagattttatttttttgtcatAATAGTAAGAAGCTCCACTAATCTCAAATCCCATACCCATAAGCAAcagaataaatataattatattataatctTGAGACGAATAAATTGTAAATGGGGAAGTGTGTTAACAAAGGGGGAAAACAGATAAAGCTTACTTTAAGATCTTTGTTGTTATGCTGACTTCTGAAGGTACATCAGAAGGTTCTTCAGATCCGAAGAAAAAGGTgagaaatttattataatagttctgtgaaaaaaagaaataaaaaaatttcggaGAAGAAACAATTGTTTAACTCGTCAGGTGAATGGAAAAAGAAAAGGACTTTACTGAAAGACGCTTTGTGTACGTGTGAAGACTTCACGAATATACGTAcacatatatgtatgtatatattttatatataaagagagagagagagagagagagattggTTTATATGTGTGAATGGAGTTGAGTGTAAATGTGGGAGAAAGAAAACAGAGTTTTGAAGTAAAGAAAATCCAAAGGGGTTTTCATCTGTTCCTATTTTACTGGGATCTTTGCgtgtttaaacaaaaaaaaattcgttCTATTTCTTCTTGCAGGATTGtttgatttttcttttatttcaatTTCTATGTATTGATTGTTTTGTTTATCAAAAGTGACTCAAATCTTCTCGGGAAGTCATGGGTTTCTTGTGCTGATGTGAacagtttttggtgaaaaatgagatgTGGGATGGCGAAATTGATGAGACCGAGATTTCCTGGGGTTCAATTTCCTCTGTAAATCGGCAGTAAAATTactatttgatttttttagatGTTTCTGCAGATGGGGTCTCTTTGCTGGCTGACGATAAGAGAGGTAAGAAACTGGATATTCTCTGGATTCGGTTTACTTTTCTTGGTTTCTAAATGTTTTGCGTTTTATTTTGTGCAGGCATCATTTTATGACGCCTGTTGAATTGTTGAAGGGCTTCCCGTGACCTAAATTTTGTGTTTGATTTGACGATAGTTTTTGCTAAAATTGCGATGATCACCTTTATGGAATCGAAGGAAACAGTGAAAGAAACTGATAAATGTTTGGACTCTCAGTTATGGCATGCTTGTGCCGGTAGCATGATTCAAATGCCGCCGGTTATCTCTAAAGTGTTTTACTTTCCTCAGGGACATGCTGAGCACGCTTCTGGGAATGTCGATTATAGGAATTTTCCTAGGATTCCTGCTTTCGTACCGTGTAAAATTTCTGCAATCAAATTCATGGCAGATCTCGAAACAGATGAGGTTTTTGCGAAAATTAGACTGGTTCCTGTTGGAAATGATGTGGATTTTGATGATGAAGGGGTTGTAGGGATTAATGGGCCTGAGCATCAAGAAAAACCCACTTCGTTTGCCAAAACTTTAACGCAATCCGATGCTAACAATGGTGGGGGCTTTTCAGTTCCTAGGTACTGTGCAGAGACGATTTTTCCTAGGCTGGATTATACTTTGGATCCTCCGGTTCAGACGATTCTTGCCAAGGATGTTCATGGTGATACTTGGAAATTCAGGCATATTTATAGAGGGACACCTAGGAGACATCTCTTGACCACGGGGTGGAGTAATTTTGTGAACCATAAGAAGCTAGTGGCAGGCGATTCCGTAGTATTTCTAAGGGCGGAAAATGGCGATCTTTGCGTTGGGATTAGACGCGCGAAAAGGGGAATTGGTGGTGGAATTGAGATTCCGGGATGGAATCCGGCTGGGGCGAATTCTACCATGCCTTATGGAGGATTTTCGACTTTCTTGAGGGATGATGAGAATAAGTTGGCAAGAACTAGTAATGGAGTTGGGAATGGAAGTTTGATTGGTAGAGAACGAGTGAAGGTAGAAACGGTAATTGAAGCTGCTACTCTTGCTGCCAGCGGACAACAGTTTGAGGTTATTTACTACCCTCGAGCTAGCACGCCTGAGTTCTGTGTTAAGGCCTCTCTTGTAAAGACGGCATTGCAAATACGTTGGAGCTCCGGTATCAGGTTCAAGATGGCCTTTGAAACGGAGGATTCGTCGCGAATAAGTTGGTTTATGGGAACCATATCGTCAGTCCAGGTTGCTGATCCAATTCGCTGGCCTGATTCTCCTTGGAGGCTTCTGCAGGTAATTTCttctctgtggaatgcctcgtGTTTTAACTTGGTATATTATCTCTATCTCCGTTGAGCATGATTTCACCTTGATCTAGCATTTTCgttatgatattttgtatttgtatATTTGATTGTAATATGACTCAAAAAACTACAATGAAATTTAAGTGATGGTGTATTTATACTGCCTTAAGCACCAATGCCATGGTTTGCGTCAGTGAAAAATCCCTGCTGTCCTATCCCCTGTATTTCTTTCTGAAATTTCAAATCTTGTACATAAATGCATCAAAGCTTTGTTCGCAAATATTCTTGTTCTTTTTCATTTTGATAACCTTTAACTGCGGGAATAGTTGGATCAAAAAACTTGTCCCTAATTCTAGTGTGCCCTAAAGTTTGAGGGAAAAAACTTGTGGTTCCCAAGGACCTTATATGATGAATCTACTATGATTCACGCATCTTAATTCAGCGAATCGGTGCAGGTAACATGGGATGAACCTGACCTACTCCAAAATGTGAAACGTGTCAGCCCATGGCTTGTAGAGTTGGTATCAAACATGCCGGCCGTTCATCTCTCGCCTTTTTCACCTCCTCGAAAGAAATTAAGACTACCTCATCAGTCAGATCTCCCACTTGACTCCCAACTTCCATTCCCATTTCTTTCGAGCAACAATCTCCTACTTGGGTCCAGCATCCCCTTAGGTTGTCGTCCAGACAACACACCTGCTGGCATGCAGGGAGCCAGGCATGCTCAATATGGATTACCTTTATCCGATTTTCATCTCAGTAAACTGCAACCAGGTTTGTTTCCAGTCAGCTTCAGACAAGCTGTTGTACCTACCGGAGCCTCGATTCCCTTCATACCCGCCAAGCCTGGCACTAATGAGAACATTTCTTGCTCACTGACCATGGGAAATTCGACTCAGGGATCAAAGAAATCTGATGTTTTAAAGGCAACTCCGTTTGTGCTTTTTGGCCAACCAATACTAACCGAGAAGCAAATGTGTACGAGCTGTGGTAGTGATACTGTTTCTTCAATCCATGCGGGTAACAGTTTTTCTAGCCATGCTGATAAAACAGGAAATACTTCTGATGGATCTGGTTCGAATCAGAATGATGCACCGGAACGCACTTCATGTGAAGGTCGGAATCTTGAAACCGGTCAGTGCAAAGTTTTCTTTGAATCTGAGGATATGGGTCGCAGCATGGACCTTTATTTGGTCGGTTCATATGAAGAACTTTACCGAAATCTGGAAAATATGTTTGGGATCGAAATTTCAGATCCGCTGAATCAAGTCCTGTACTGGGACGCCAAAGGTGCAGTCAAGCAACTCGGTGAAGAACCATTCAGGTCGGTTATCTCATACATATTATCTAAATTCATGTGTTTTCTTTCGTCATTGTCTACAATTAATCATGTATTTGGTTGGTACTTCTGTTAATGTTTCAGTAACTTCAAGATGGCCGCTAAAAGGTTGAGGATTTTAACAAAATTTACGCAGCGAGAATGCAAGAACGTAGACTTGTGATCATATAAATGGAAATCTCCAGTCTAACCATGAATAACTTAAAGCTTAGTTCTTCACAACCCATGAAGAATCATTCTTGGATCATGGGGTACCCTACTCAAATGACAAATCCACTTTCATTCTACATTATCATGTCTGTTGAGAAGATTCCTCTTTAGttgttttcttgtttatttctCGTAAACAATAAGTTTAAGTTACTTGCATTTTTGTATGGTTTTGAATTTTATGCTATGGTTTCAAGAAATTCGAAGCTTAGTATTTTGTAAAAAAGGCCATTTCGTCAATATCATCTCcctctctatatatatacttctCATGAGAACTCTCTCTTTCGGATAAGTCCCATTTCGAATTTTGCCTAGCTATTttgaatataattttttaaaaagaaacatAAACTCTACGCAATATGATTTACTTGATTAATATGATTTGTTGTCAGAGACTCAGAGTGGTTAACTCGATGAATCATGATAATTGGTAACAAAAGTTAATTCGTTTTTCCTATTCAAGTGCCGCTGGAGTTGGAATTGACTGCTTGAATATTTCCGATCACGAATTATCTACAATTTTTTACCTAAAAATACATGCAACTGTGTGttttatttaatgtttttcaCATAGCACCACGCAAAGATAAATAGTAAGACATTTAATTTCCTTGAAGACCGAgacaatttataaaatatatatgagCGCACGTGTGAGGAGGAGGTGGGACCATGCGCATGTGCATGCTGCGTCAGCATGAGATTTTAGCGGCGTTTCGAAGACGGCGCTGTTTCTTCTCTATGATTTTACCCTGCAATGGTTCTTTACGATGCATAAATCTTTTGTAACTAATTTgactttaaatttttaatatatactAAAAAGATATTTCTCTCtcagtttaaaaataattatttttatttaagaaccaatattataaaagaaaaattattttgataaaGTTTTAACTTATCAATAAATATCATATCTTATCGACTTATCGAAATCTTTTGAATTgttacaaatatttatt
This is a stretch of genomic DNA from Primulina eburnea isolate SZY01 chromosome 11, ASM2296580v1, whole genome shotgun sequence. It encodes these proteins:
- the LOC140804339 gene encoding auxin response factor 18-like, encoding MITFMESKETVKETDKCLDSQLWHACAGSMIQMPPVISKVFYFPQGHAEHASGNVDYRNFPRIPAFVPCKISAIKFMADLETDEVFAKIRLVPVGNDVDFDDEGVVGINGPEHQEKPTSFAKTLTQSDANNGGGFSVPRYCAETIFPRLDYTLDPPVQTILAKDVHGDTWKFRHIYRGTPRRHLLTTGWSNFVNHKKLVAGDSVVFLRAENGDLCVGIRRAKRGIGGGIEIPGWNPAGANSTMPYGGFSTFLRDDENKLARTSNGVGNGSLIGRERVKVETVIEAATLAASGQQFEVIYYPRASTPEFCVKASLVKTALQIRWSSGIRFKMAFETEDSSRISWFMGTISSVQVADPIRWPDSPWRLLQVTWDEPDLLQNVKRVSPWLVELVSNMPAVHLSPFSPPRKKLRLPHQSDLPLDSQLPFPFLSSNNLLLGSSIPLGCRPDNTPAGMQGARHAQYGLPLSDFHLSKLQPGLFPVSFRQAVVPTGASIPFIPAKPGTNENISCSLTMGNSTQGSKKSDVLKATPFVLFGQPILTEKQMCTSCGSDTVSSIHAGNSFSSHADKTGNTSDGSGSNQNDAPERTSCEGRNLETGQCKVFFESEDMGRSMDLYLVGSYEELYRNLENMFGIEISDPLNQVLYWDAKGAVKQLGEEPFSNFKMAAKRLRILTKFTQRECKNVDL